GTAGCATCAAATTGATGGAGATACCATAGCTAGGCCTTTTTGCAGCTGGCGCCTGCCAACGCAAGCCATTTGATCTCGTGATATTGATAGTAGTTCAACACTTATTTATGAAGGACCGATTTGAAACGACGAAAAGTAGACTGCAACAGGCTTGCATAATCTAGGCACCTGATCACCTCCAAGTAATAAGTTgtatcttgaccttgttcacCTGCCAGGCACCTTAGCTCATCGCGAATGGAAATTTGTTGGTGCCTAGAATGGCCTTTCGTTTGTCGGAGACCACGATCCAGCAGGAACTGAACTGCAGCCAGCCTTTGATTGCGACTGATGGTTGGTAATCCATTAGGGGGGTCGAAGTTCTCGGCCATGTAGTACTTGTAACCAAAAACTGCATTTTCTAAGAGACCTATCCCGTCCTTGGGATTCCATTGTTGGAGGAAACTCCTCCGCGTGTGTAGTCTGGACTCTAAGTAGGGGAGAATGGAGAATTGAGCCGCCAGGCCCAGGAATGTGTTGGGGAGCCCTCGTCTGTGGTCAAACACGTCTTGAACTGATGACCAGTGCATCCCTGGACTTTGGAGTCGGTAGACTGTCGGCCAGGCGTCTTGAGCCCTCCAAAAAGCCTCCGAAGCAGCCCTATCCAATGTATCTAGTGTTTGAATCAGAGCTCCCAACTTGTCCTGTGAGCTATCATCTGAGACTTGGCTAGCGTACCATAAGGCTCTCATGATAGCTAGCCAGAAGTGGCTTGGTGGATAGTCTGAAGTGGTTTCACTGTCAAACATCAAGAGGGTTTCGGCTTGCAGCAAGACTAGATGTGGATCGAAATTGCTCTGGCACGAAGCACACAACTCCTCCCATATGTGCTCTTGCTTCACCCAGTCCCTCGTCGTCCGATGAGCAAAGTTGACGACTTCTTGGGCGGCCCCGCTGAGTTCCAATATGCCTCGAGTACGCGTGGCAAGTCTGCGTTTGAGTCCTCTCTTGGCGTGGTATTTCGCTTCTGGAGACATGGCGCTGGAGTCGACTTCTGTCGATCGAGACTCATCAGCTAGCCACATCAAAAGCCACGGTAAGGGTCCATATGCACTCCTTGCTAATCGGATCATGGCACAGGCATCAGGTAGGTGACGGTGGGGTATTCGAGCCCATATAGCAtcaaagagagaagaaagatttGTTGGCAACTTCTCCAGTGTTTCTTGGAGCTGGGCCATACTGTCACCTGCCGTGAACAGATCGGTGAGTTCCATGACCACGAAAGATACCCACAGGAATACCCCGTCTGCCTTTTGCACTACATCGTCAGTGAGCTTGGCAACTTGACGAGGGTAAACATTCTTCAGCTCGATATATCCTCTGTTCTCTTGAAAACTCTTCTTTACGAATGTCATCATGTCATCCTCAGTTAGAAGGTGCATCTGAAGCATAGGGCCATCGTTAAAAGCATCTTCAAATTCCGTCCACGGCCGGCTTGCAACGCAGATCTTGATGCCTTGAGCAGTGTCATTAGCCATGGAGCGTATATGTGAAACAACCGTGGCTGGGGGTatctcaaactcatcgagGCCATCGACAAAAAGAGCCATCGCCATTGAGTTTCCACATTCATTCATGAGGGCCTGGAAGGACTCATTGATCTCCCATTCTTCCCAATCGGGGAAGTCTGCCACTCCTCGAAATGCCTGGAACAAAGCCCAACGTCTTGGTGCAATTATGGGCAAGGCGCTCGGGCGTTGATTGAGGACTTGATGCAAAACAGTCTTCTTGAGACCTTCCCAAGCCTTTTGCATGTTTAAGCCCGAGTTCCAGGCGTAATAATTCGTGATGACAACTGGCAATGACTTTGCCCACGGCTGAAGGAGGGTTCTGAGCCTATCAGGGCGAGCAATCAGTTTCATGATGGTAGACTTTCCCGATCCAGGCTTGCCAGTAATCCAATAAGGTGTCTTTGATTCTTCAGCAAGCCAGTCTGGAAAGCTGTACCAGAGAACCTTGCCATCTAATTTCTTAGGTTCATGCTGGAAGATCCATTCGTACGTAGCCTCGAAATTGTTTGCCACTGCATCTTCGCGATCGTACATGGAGTCAAAGAAGAGCCCATGGGAAATATCCCTTCCGACATCTGTAAGTTCTGGTTTACCGTGGGCTTGGTCCGCTGCAAATATGGCCATTGAGCTATCCAAGGTCCATCTCTTGTCCCAGAGCAACCGCACTAACTCAGCCCGAATGGTCTTTGCGTCAGCGGAATCACTACTTGTCAAAGCTCCGGTGATCTCCTGGCCTACCCTTCGAAGGGAGATAGACTGGCGAGCCTTTATCAGATCGGAAACCACTTCTCTTGTTTTCCCGTTGACTCCACTGGCAAGAAATTTCGAGTTGGCATCTTCGGAGGTCAAGGTCTGACAAATGCCATCCAGCTCTGGAGTCAAAGGTTCAGAAAGCTTGCCACCCTTCATGTCCCTTGTACTATTAGCCTGATCTGATGTTGATTTCTCAACTCTTGCCAGGATTCCGAGGATAGTATCCAATGATTGTGTGAAATGTAATTCCCACTTCTCTGTTTTCTTTGAGTCGGCCCTGTGTAAGTTAGCAAAGATTTGATCGTTGTCCACTGTGTGCTCATATTCACCAGAGACAGAATATGATGCAATTCATAATCTTCTTTTGAAGCGCCGCCAGGCGATTTTCCATATCATCAATTTTGCGCCTATCCCAAAGACCTGCCAGGGCAAGCCGAGGAATCTTATTCTTGGCTcgctcatcatctttgctgaGAGTTCGCCTTTTACGGTTGTCGATCCTGTTTAAAACCGTTTTGAACTCAGCCTCAATACTCTCGCACTCCATACAAAGCTTGAGTAACTGGGATTCCGCTACAGAACCCTCAGCTACAACTTCGTCTGCATTAACCTGAACTGCTTTCGCCAACTCGGAAAGTTCTTTTGTGAGCGCAGTTAGATCGGAACTCTCCTGGGCAACTTGATAGGCGGCATCTGGGCCCTTGTAGACAATCAGGTACTTATCCCAAGTTCTCTTCAGCATTTTGCCCCCAAACTCGGCGAACTGAACAACGGCGGCCGCGATGGCCAATGCGCTGAGGGGGTCCATAGTAATGGTCGGAGGTATATCGAGAGAGATCAAACTGTCTCCAGTGTCTAGCGTCAGAAGCTAACAATGGCTCCATTAAAAATAGACATAAGCAATTACGAAACAGGCACTGGGACATGAGAACTGCATTAGTTTGGCTTTAGTGAGTGCTTTTGGTAAAGGTTAAGTGGTAAGTGTTGGTGAGATCATTCTGTCACAAGGTGCTCGCAAGGCTCGGTCCTGGGAGAACATTTAGCCGCCTTATACCCCAGTCGGAAGATTTATAGCCCGATTGACTTGCAGGGGAATACTGGGACTGAGACTTGTTGTCACAGAGCTTATCTTTGTTTGAGTCTATGAAATGGGTCAAGACGGTTGATACAGAGGCAGTCACTCTTGAGCAAGCGGAATGTTGAAATATTTGCAAGAGTTTTAGCTCATGGTTACTTGACTCTATTCGCTGTGCTTCTTGAGGTCTGTTTCACTGACGCCGAGGTCTGGATGACAGGTTGCAGCCACTGGATAGAACACAGCAGGGCCTCAATACTCTTTCATCGTCTACTACACCCAGACTCATAATTAAATACAACTATCTCACTTTGAGTTTCTTTTGGCCACATATTGCTGTTTAACGTTCAACGGGCCATATCTCTAAATCACATTATATCATTGATCGTGAGAGTCCAGGCGGAAGGTTGAGGAATAATATGAACACACATTCGAATAGACGGTTGCAGCGTCCTTCGACAATGTCCCAAGCGTTGGTGTTTGACGTGCGTTGTGCGGGTGTAAGTGGCGTTGTTGGGGCTGGTGCTGTGGGGGGATGAACGACAACGACCTGTTGTCTTATGTCAGATGTTTGTTACTTCGATAATTCTATAAATCTATGACAGAACTGACTTTAGTTCCTTATCATACATGCATCCTGGCAGGCTATGCTGTGAATGCTGGGTTCCCTTGAGACCGTAACATCATGCGTGAGCGCCATCCCATCCATGTTGTTTAGTTCCGTCTCACTGCCAGCTAGACTTTCTGGGCCCATGGCCACAGCATGCCGAGGATGGCTCTTTCCTGTACTCTGCCAGTAGGCCTCCGATCCGCCAGTAAAAGTCCCCGGTTTACGGGAACGATCGGAAGGTATCTCTTGGTTGCCAAATCGGTCTTCACTCGTCAGTAAGGTCGTAGACTTTGGGTTGGTGAGCTTTCGAAGGAGAGGCCGGACCGCCGTAAGAGCTACGACTACGACAGAGATACAGATCTCGGCAGTTGCCCAGATGTCTAAGGATATGTCAGAGCTAGATCCGAGGTGAGGTTAAGATGGCTTACATATAGAAATGGCATTATCGACATAGACCATGGTTATAAATCTTCCAACGCTAACAGCGATAGTAATGACACCCAGGCTAAAAACAACAGCTAGCCCAATCTTTTTACGTGTTGAAGTCATCTTCAGGGTCGCTAGCAAGGGAATTGGGTATGCAACGTCTAAGTGCAGGTCAGAAATCGGAGCAGAAATCTCAGCGGGTCACACAAATCGCGACCTACTCAGGACCTCAGACACGAAGTTCATAGACCACAGAAGCCGCATAAGAGTCATGGATGTGAAGGATGTACATTCTTGCTCTCCTTTTGCCCTGCATATCCCGTCAGCGGTGCCCTGAAGCTTTCCAAGATTTTTTCTGACCAGTTGACTGAAGGATCAGGCCCACACCAGAACCAGTCACAGAAGAAAGTGGTGACCGCGAAAGAGGCTGTCAATCCAGCTAGGCAATAGAGTGCAATGCGCATTTTCGGCTGCGTAATCGGCACGAGGTTGAAATAGAAGGCGATGATGCTGAATTTCGGAAAGTATATGCCTGTGTCGAAGAAATGATTTGTTGCGAATCGAATctggaaagaagatggaataAGTATACAAGATGGTTCGTACCCGGACGAACTAAAAAGAACGTCCACGTTGTGCTTTCATTAGATGCCTACCTTTCTAATAGCGACATTATCTATTGTGAAATTATCCATCGCATCCATGGAGTAGGTAATCGTGTCGCAGATCAGCAGACCCTGACAGCACAATAAGCCAGCGATGAGCCAATAGTCGGCTGAAAACAATGGTGCCTTTCTCATGACCACGCGGACATAAATGCGACAGGCGACTGTCATGTAGGCGAGGGCCATGAAGGACCACTCGAAGCCCTGAAGGATCAGCGTTTCACAATCATAAAACCAGAAGGTAAATACGTACCATGACAGCCCTACTGGATATCATACTGGCGATATCCCGTACACGGGAATCGGTCgctcgaggaagaagctaTGCAGGAAGTACGGTCACATCACGCATTTGAGATTCAAGAAAACAGGAAGAGGTGCCAGCAAGGGGCACACAGTGATGCTTATCAGAACCTAACATCGGTGCTAAAAGCTAGCACATCATGGCGTACGCCACAATAAGCAGGAGTAGAGTTACCCGGCCCCAATCATGGAATGCCCAAGCCGCATTCGAGACAATATTCGCCACTACAACCACGGGCGAAGATTACGCCAAGCACCGAGTGTCAAAGCATAGACACCATCCAAGACAATGCCTTTCTTTGTTGAGCAATATGTCACTTGTCTACTCGGGCACTCTGGATTGCAGATAGCAAGCAGCTTTGGCTGGTCACTGAGAGGGAGCATGGAATATTGAGCCGTATCAAATGTCGAAATGAAGGATATATCTATGATGCATCAACGGGCGAAATTCAGGCACCAGTAAAGTCAAAGCACAGCCTCAGTTGCGGTGATGCGACCTCCTTATGCCCGGCCGTCCACTGATCGCTCGGAAGAATGCCACAGACTAACGCTACCGTCGATCGCGCGAGTCAAGAAAAGTCAGGCAAAGTGTGACGCTTGTGGTAGCCAAGATCCTCTATTGGACTGGCGCAAGCCACATCGATTTGATTGACCCAGGTCTTCCGAGCCCAGGGACTGGGAATCTGGAATGCCCTTTCTAGTGCTGTATTTATTTCCATGATCACTTTTATCGCCGGAAACGAAGACCCTGCTGTGATATAAGCTTTTCCATGGCTATTTGCATTCCTCATGTTGTTGGAATTTATGGACTTTCATGATATATAAATCGAATGTTGGTGATAATGTGAAATGAGCGCGTAAAGTTTTTCCATGGGACTGTGCCGTCAAATCAGCCGTCAGGGATACTATTTTGAAGCCTGCTGTACATAATGAggctcttggtggtgatgaatCGCTGCGGCATTGGCGCGACCGGCCTGAATAATTAGCTACCCTAGAACATCATGGAGCAGGAGGCCTCGTGAATGAGGCTCCTTAGTCTCCCAAGACTCGGCTCGGGACTTCTTAACCTTGTATCATTGATCTATTGTTTTGTAAGTTGTAAGACACTGCCATCTCTTGATAAAGACCTGTGAGAAATAACAGTCGAGTCAAGCCAATCAGTAGCCGTCCTCGGTGTTGGACGGACTAGCGTAGAGAGTGGGATCCTCATTTGCCAATCACAGGCCTTGTATTCTCGGTCGAAGATGGCCCCACAATGTCCGAGTCCGCGCCGTGTCCGTCCTGCTCTCTATAAATCGCTGCAAGGCTTGAACTATACAAAAATGCTCCCCTTTCGTGTGGCAAACCAAGTGTTACCTTATCATCCTCACAGGCAAAGTACCAAGATCCCATCTGAATTCACACAACCATGAGTGATCAAAGGACCGAGAAGCCTGCAGATGAAGTACCCAGAAGCCCGCATGCTCCCGGCGACTTTGCTGGTAGCAGCGACGCCTCTCTCACTGAGACCGGACAGCGCAGGATACAGGGATGGAGAGTGAGTGCTCCCGAAACTCTTGGCCTTTGGAGATATCTTGCTAACATTGGATGACTTCGTTTAGTGGGCCGTTGCCTATGCAGCGATGCTGTCGACAACACTCCTCTTTGCTATCGACAATACTATCGTTGCAAACATCCAGCCCAGTATTATCAACGACTTCGGCCATCTCGAGCTCATGACATGGATCGGTACGGGTTTCGCCCTGGGTACCATGTTCATTCTGCTTTGGGGTAAAGTGTATGgtgtcttcaacatcaaatgggtctacatcttcaacatcttcctcttcgaaGCCGGGAGCGCTGTATGCGGTGCTGCGCCTAACATTCAAGTACTCATAATCGGCCGTGTCATCGCTGGCATTGGTGGTTCTGGGATGTACTCTGGCACCTTGACATACGTCTCGGTTCTAACCAACGAGCAAGAGAAGCCAGCATATCTTGCTGGAAGTACTGTTGTTTGGGGCATTGGCAGTGTCCTTGGCCCTGTGGTAAGCTCTATTTTCTACCTCACCATTGGCTCTGGGCTGACCATCATCGTTAGGTTGGTGGAGCATTCGCAACAAGCAGCGCGACCTGGAGATGGGTACGTATCTTTCCTCCTTTCTTTTGCTCGATCCTAACTGACTTGACAACCAGGGATTCTACATCAATCTTCCTATCGGCGCTGTTTTTGCTCCTGCATACTTCCTGCTATTCCCCAGTACTGATCCAAACCCTACCAAAACCCTGGCAGAGAAGCTCCGCCTCGTGGATTGGATCAACGCAGTCATTTTCCTGGCGGGATCTGCTTGCCTGACCGTTGCCCTCACCTTCGGCGGTGTCGTCTATTCATGTCACTCGGGGACCATAATCGCACTCTGGACTGTCACCGGCGTTCTACTTGTGGCTTTCATTGTCTTACTTAAAATACATCCTCTAGTCTCGAAGGAAAACCGCTTGTATCCCTTgcatttcttcaagaagtgGATTCTTATCAACATGCAGCTCCAGGTCTTTCTATCTTCTGGCATCATCTTAGTAAGTCACAAAGAATCGAAAGGAATACTTTGACTAAC
The window above is part of the Fusarium musae strain F31 chromosome 6, whole genome shotgun sequence genome. Proteins encoded here:
- a CDS encoding hypothetical protein (EggNog:ENOG41), which translates into the protein MDPLSALAIAAAVVQFAEFGGKMLKRTWDKYLIVYKGPDAAYQVAQESSDLTALTKELSELAKAVQVNADEVVAEGSVAESQLLKLCMECESIEAEFKTVLNRIDNRKRRTLSKDDERAKNKIPRLALAGLWDRRKIDDMENRLAALQKKIMNCIIFCLWADSKKTEKWELHFTQSLDTILGILARVEKSTSDQANSTRDMKGGKLSEPLTPELDGICQTLTSEDANSKFLASGVNGKTREVVSDLIKARQSISLRRVGQEITGALTSSDSADAKTIRAELVRLLWDKRWTLDSSMAIFAADQAHGKPELTDVGRDISHGLFFDSMYDREDAVANNFEATYEWIFQHEPKKLDGKVLWYSFPDWLAEESKTPYWITGKPGSGKSTIMKLIARPDRLRTLLQPWAKSLPVVITNYYAWNSGLNMQKAWEGLKKTVLHQVLNQRPSALPIIAPRRWALFQAFRGVADFPDWEEWEINESFQALMNECGNSMAMALFVDGLDEFEIPPATVVSHIRSMANDTAQGIKICVASRPWTEFEDAFNDGPMLQMHLLTEDDMMTFVKKSFQENRGYIELKNVYPRQVAKLTDDVVQKADGVFLWVSFVVMELTDLFTAGDSMAQLQETLEKLPTNLSSLFDAIWARIPHRHLPDACAMIRLARSAYGPLPWLLMWLADESRSTEVDSSAMSPEAKYHAKRGLKRRLATRTRGILELSGAAQEVVNFAHRTTRDWVKQEHIWEELCASCQSNFDPHLVLLQAETLLMFDSETTSDYPPSHFWLAIMRALWYASQVSDDSSQDKLGALIQTLDTLDRAASEAFWRAQDAWPTVYRLQSPGMHWSSVQDVFDHRRGLPNTFLGLAAQFSILPYLESRLHTRRSFLQQWNPKDGIGLLENAVFGYKYYMAENFDPPNGLPTISRNQRLAAVQFLLDRGLRQTKGHSRHQQISIRDELRCLAGEQGQDTTYYLEVIRCLDYASLLQSTFRRFKSVLHK
- the DEP3 gene encoding Efflux pump dep3 (EggNog:ENOG41), giving the protein MSDQRTEKPADEVPRSPHAPGDFAGSSDASLTETGQRRIQGWRWAVAYAAMLSTTLLFAIDNTIVANIQPSIINDFGHLELMTWIGTGFALGTMFILLWGKVYGVFNIKWVYIFNIFLFEAGSAVCGAAPNIQVLIIGRVIAGIGGSGMYSGTLTYVSVLTNEQEKPAYLAGSTVVWGIGSVLGPVGFYINLPIGAVFAPAYFLLFPSTDPNPTKTLAEKLRLVDWINAVIFLAGSACLTVALTFGGVVYSCHSGTIIALWTVTGVLLVAFIVLLKIHPLVSKENRLYPLHFFKKWILINMQLQVFLSSGIILGDGALEAGVRLLPLIMFMVAVSMLNGFLMPKYGLIPFWYIGGSALALIGSALMYTIDDTTSNGKVYGYNILVGAGAGCYIVAGFAIMQSLVPTHEIANAVAQDLGMVIFLAVSGSLFHNVAVDKVGNALPSASETEIGNLIAGTSSAAFKALSEEEKAAVIPEIASAMKSIWAFFMAAAALSFVCACPLVTAKLGGKKLKPTAIA